The stretch of DNA ATATATAAAAGGACACCAGAGACAGATTTTCTGTGAAATATTCAACGTTTATTTGTTTACAAGTTTAACAGAACAAACCAAAAGGGGCTGGAGATCCCGGCCCAAAAGAACAACattttgtactgtatgtatttattaCTGTAGGATCACTGTGTCACAGAGTAGGATACACATAAACAGACCCACAAACCAAGCATTAACATAGTCACCAAATGATGAACAGAAATGTGTAGAGGTCACTTTGATATCACTCGTCTGAAGTTCACAGTTATGAGATGGATTCAATGATAGTTTATAAAATTTAGAAAGTAAGAGTGTCTCCACACACATAATGTGAAGAGGACTCAAGGGATTGGGACTAAACAGCTGCGCAGTCTTAATTAAACCACTCATCAGTGATGCCAGTtggaaaaaatggtttcagtTTGCTATGGAGCATAAAAATTGGACTCACAGGCCTGCACCAAGCACTCATCACACCTGCTGCCTCACATGAGGCTATAAAGTTGCAATTATATGATCAAAGTCTGGATTTACAGCAGgtcagtgatgtgcacagggtcagaatgaagttgttccacagtgtttcagtgttggGCTTCATGGTCCTGTCATTGATAAAGTGAAAACTGTGCTGCCTTCTCTGTGGATCTGACAGAAGCTTTTGATCCTGTTGACCATCGTCTGCTAATACAGGGGTTAAGTGATGTTGATTTTGATTGTAATTCCTGTAACTGGTTCAAGGACTACCTGTCTCACAGACAACAATGTGTGACTGAAGGAAACGATCTCTCCGTGTTTTTACCATCGTCTAAAGGTTCTGCAAGGTTCAATACTCGGTCCTGTCTTATTCACAATCtatattaacaatattacaTCCTCTGTAACAAACTATAACGCCCATCTATATGCTGATAATACAGTCCTGCACATAAAGCCATTACAATTCTCCAGCAAGACTCAGTATTGAAAGGTTTCTGAATGCAAATATCTATTTGGATCAGAAACTTGCAACTAAATTTTACATCAATACACTTGTTAGCAgcaggttgctggttcgaatcccggctcccctggggcaAGACTGTGCTACATGatgaagtatccttgagcaagatactgaaacccaaagttgctcctgatgtgcagttggcaccttgtgtggcagccactgccatcagtaagggtcctgcaatgagctggcgactcatccagggtgaaccctggccttcgcccataaaactggatttggccccagtaagccccgccaCCCCTTAGCGGGAAAAATGcagcaacatcccgcgaccctcacggataagcggaaaagaaaacggaacagAACGGAACTTGTTAGCAAGCTAAGACAAAGAAATGGTTATTAGAACAAACACAGAACTACTTCCCTCATGTTCTGCAGGAAACGGGTCATTGAAGCTGTTTGTATCCGTCCTGGATTGAGGTGATGTTTTCTAAAGACATGCCTCTGTCTCCACTCTCACTCCACTACACTCAGTTCATCGCTCCACCCTTAGATTATCAGTTATGGTCATCATTATCTTCTATATGAAAAAGTTGTTTGGGCATCCAGGGAGACACGACAGCAAGTGGTTTGAGTTTCCTTTCAAAGCCTTGAAGGGCAACAAGCCACCGCCGTCACAGATGAACGGTTGTACACTTTTAAATAACGTGGGATCATCATCAGATTAAGCTCAGTGTTTTTCCCTTTCTGCCTTCTTGCACATGTAAATAGAGGATTAGTTCTTTGCTCACATGAGGGTCATATATCGGACTTCAGTTCTCTCAGGTCACACAGGTGACTCTTTACCTTCTCTGGACTAGACAAAGTTGAGCCTTCATTGTGGAGATcatgtggagtctgtgtgtggaAATAAGATTCTTCATGTGGTTGATAAAAGTTGCCATATTTAAGATCATCTTCTCCAGAACCACAGTCCAGCTGGCAGCTCTGTGTGACACCAGAGAAGAAACACTCAGAACTATCATGACATACTGTTGTCTGTCCGTTTGCTTTGTCGGGTTGTTTATTCAGCACCAGAGTTTGACTAACAGCTAATGGACCACAGTTTAATGGACCTGAGTTTGTCTGATCAAGTCTTCAAGGATCATTTCAGTCTATGTGCAGTAGTTCTTCAGGTTGTTGCCTCCCTGACTCAGTTCTGATCCAGGTTGTCATAAACACTTCTGACTCAATCTGAGGTGCTgtcttcatttccattttctttctccaacagcttttctttctcaaaGGTGTCGCGGTCTGCAGTAATTTCTGTCTTCATTGTGGGATGCTGAAACCCAGCTCGATTCTGAGAAAAATACTGCTCACCTCCAGCTTGAGCTCGGTCTTTGGGATTAGGTTCGACTGGTGGTTGGTTGGGTGGATCTGGATCTTGAGCTGGGTCATAAAGATAGAACCAAATCAACCATCACCGATTGCTCTGGTGAGACCAGCTCGCTActatcaataaaaaaacagctctaCATACAGACCAGAAATAAGAAGAGGTGTGAAAAACGCTGACTGCACTTCTCTTCATACCATGTACGACGTCAGATTGGGTATGAAGTGACCAGATGTTTTCTGCTGACTGAACAAACTCAACTCTACTTTACAGTTTCAGCCTCGTTGTGTTTATTCATATCAGGTCAGACGGTTTCTGTTTGGTGCTTGAGTTCATCCCGTCCCACGAGttgatgaaacataaaacaacagttAGAATAGAAAATCAGCAAAGATCACTCACTTTGCATTATGCACtgcacacagaaccacacagcaCAAGCAATGACTCCAACAAGGATGGGGATGACGAGGACAACATATCCAACTATCACAGCCACATGACTCCCCTCATCTGTAAATCAGGAGAAACAACAGATTAACAAAGGATTAGACCTGCTGCACAGGAGCTTCTATGCCCACACTAGAGCCTACAACAGCTAATGATTGATTATATAGACAAACCAcccactctctcctctttctcctctctcctgagccactaaCAAGACAATAATCCAGAACTATACAGTTTAACAAAACGCTGtttaacagttttttatttgtctgttttaggtgtgtttgttgttattatttctgAGTGTATTGTGCTGTAGAGCCTGAGTCAGCactggatgttttattttttaattaaatgcagCTTATAACCTTTCAAAAGAGATCCTAACCATGTCTGTGCTCCAAATATCTCAACAACAGCTTTGCACTGACTTTGGACTGGACTGGTTTTAGATGTTCAGGATAACTTTACATTAATTTCCAGGAATATAAACAGGTTAAACAGATTAAATGTATGTGTCGAATGTCAAATCAAACAGgtaataattaatttaaaccAGTTCCTCATAGTTTAACtgtaattaaagggatattccggtgtaaatttaatccatggtctaaatcaccgtgaaactgtgttagactccctctcgagagatcaagttagcagaccgctaatttacagagttttatcaacctcagaaacgaccgcacgacaacaatacactgcagtaaatggatccaaatataaaccgccaccaaaaagccacaaataatgctcagaacagcaccaaacttcagcaacgaAGTTAAAttgtgagaacgcgccgttcacaaacgccagaatgaacgcgttcacaataacgttcatcaggcagaaatacagtacgttcagttcacgttcggcCAAAATATGAaagagttcatgaacgatcgttcattgaacgcgttcaggcacaacagtggttttgttgatattttccgacaaatacggcagtgatatcaaatgtttgatgcctcgaaatatgtgctgggaccctgtttgtactgttgctgaagtttggtgctgttctgagcattatttgtggctttttggtggcggtttatatttggatccatttactgcagtgtattgttgtcgtgtggtcgtttctgaggatgctaaaactatgtaagctagcgctctgcaaactgtatctctcgagagggagtctaacacagtttcacggtgatttagaccatggattaaatttacaggggaatatccctttaacataacttccttgaaGATGCTTCCAGGCCACATGAATTGATCTGAAGGATCCCTCACCAGCAGTGTTGATCTCttcggttctggttctggtctcttGGGAGTGAGGGTTGTAGACGATGCAGGTTACAGACTTTAACCCAGTCAGACTGACAGAGCTTGTGATGGAGAAGGTTTTCTCTGTTGGATCCTGCTGCAGGAACGTCTCAGCATCCTGCAGGTCCtgctcttcatcactggatCTGTTCAGACCCTTCCATGATACCTGAGCTGCAGGGTATCCTCCTCGTGCTGAGCAGGTTGCACTGTTGGTAATGTCCTTAACCGTCAGGACCAGATTCTGGTAGGGagctgtgagtgtgacagaaagAACAACTGAGACATTTACAGCACTTTGATATGAGGAGAGATTAATTGAGGTTTGTTGTAAAGAAGATTCTCAGATTACCTGAAACCTGCAGGATGGATCTGCACCGTTGTTCAAACGGTTTGGCGACTTTTTTCTGCTCATCGTAAAAATGTACGAAAGCAAAGAATGTTTTCTGATCATCTTCAGGAGAAATGTTGTCAAGTCTGATGGAAATGTTTCCAGAACTAAACTCAGAATTGAAGACTTGGAATCTGCCCTTGTATTTGTCACATCCTGGCAATGTTTTCCCACCGCCCCAGTGACACAAAAGGTTAGGAGACTGGTCCTCCTTCCAGTAAAATGTCAGTGGATTACCAGGAAGAGAACAGGGAATTAGGACAGATCCTCCAACAGCTGCCCTGAGAAGCTGCTCTGAGATCAGACCTGTAATGTGTGCTAGAATAGAAAATATGGTTGTCATCATAAAGTGAAATGATGAGTGCCATCAAAACACTGAGAATGTCACAAAAGTAAACCTGTAACATGAACAgatcatgaaaaaacaaactgcatacATTTATAAACACTCAGGTTCATCAGAATCACAGGTGTCACGTTTGGCTACAACTATAATGTGCTTTACTGTGGCTGCAATGACAAGCAGtgaggggccgtccagacgggcgaaaacattcttttttgcctccgtcttcctcgtaatcgttttaagaatatttgcgtccacacggatccactgaaaacgaccgaaaacactgtaggcctctaggtggcgcttgacattcaccaaaaatggagaagaagagacggagcatgcgcattaagcttgcgtgctgtaaacaaacagaaagtagacggagaaactgaacacaataagaagaagatgaaaatagtttgtgcaaagaaaccagaatcgtttgtgtggactgTTAATGAGTTTGAACTGCTGCtgagactcacactcaactacaaggacAGTAagtttcaatttcaatttatttaGGATAACCCCTTGAGATGCAGCATCTCGTTTTCGAGGGGGTCCCAACACAGATACAAAGAtaacgcaaaaaaaaaataataataaaaataataataaataaataaataaatacattacaaTAATGCACAACAGacggaaaaacacaaaaacacactgctcTACCACTTCCACAGCCCCCATGCCCCACCCATCCCATCACACACAAACCTACTTAAAcacgtacatacatacatacatacatacatacatacatacatatatacatacatataagcATACATACATATGCGAATACATATACATACGGGTGTAACCACATTGCAATAGAGTGCAACATCAGGCAACAGAATACCACAGCAATTTATGAATAGAAtagtaaaacaaagaaaaactcagaaacaatatcaaaaacataaacagcttGTTCTTAAATGCGAAAATAAATTTGATCTGAAGATGAAAAAGGTGGTAATGGACTTTAAAGAGGAAGAAAGCTTATTCCAATCAGATGGGGCTTTGAATTTGAATGACTTGCGACCCATTTCTTTATGAATTTTAGGGACTGTGAAAAGTGGATTAGTCATATGTCTAAGAGGGTATGGGGATGTATACTGGACCAGGAGCTGTTTTAAGTACGGTGGAACAGTTAAGtggatacatttaaaaagaaacaagaccCAGTGAAACTGACGCCTGGATTTTGGATGAAGCCAATTGAGGGCCTCGTACATACTGCAGTGGTGAGTTCTGAATGGACATCTCAAAACAAATCTGCATAAGGAGTTGTGTAAAATATTAAGAGGTTTGAGGATGGAGTCAGTGGTGTTTTGATAAACAACATCAGCATAATCTAGTATGGGAAGTAAGAGTTGTGAAATGATTCTTTTCCTGACTTGAAATGAGAAACAATTAATTGAACGGTAGAGAGAACCCAGACAGCCATAAActcttttacaaataaaatcaatatgtggTTTAAAAGTAAGCTCAGGGTCCATCCAAAGACCAAggtatttaaatacatttactctcTCTAGTGGAGTTCCCTcactaaaatgtataaataactCAGGTAAGTGTGATAAGCCATATTTTGTGCCAAACACCATGCAACATGATTTTTTCATATTGAGAACAAGTCTATTGTTTTTAAACCAGTTTTCGACAATATTAAAATCTTGTTGCAAATTATACTGGATTTGTGATATGTCAGGATTAGAACAGTAAATAACAGTGTCGTCAGCATAAAGATGAACATGACAGGTAGTGCACAATTGGGgtaaatcattaataaaaatggaaaaaagaagtggacctaaTATAGAACCTTGTGGGACACCCCTATCAACTAACATTTGACTGGATTGACACCCATTGACATAAATATATTGATGCCTATTGTGAAGATAAGAATTGAACCAAAGGACTGCATTCTGATTCAGTCCAATATGATGGAGTTTGTCAAGGAGAAGATAATGGTCAACCATGTCAAAGGCTTTGGAGAGATCAATAAAAATTGCACCTGTAAGTTGGCCAGTATCAAAtgctgaaaacaaatcatttgtgAATTTAAGAAGAGCTGTAGTTGTGGAGAAATTAGGTCGGAATCCAGATTGATATGGCGATAAAATGTTGGCTTGAGtgacataataaaataattgacAAAAAATAAGTTTTTCAAAGATTTTTGCAATTACCGAGATTATAGAAATAGGTGTGTAATTATTTACCTCTGTTGAGTCTCCACCTTTGAAAAGGGGAACAACTCGAGCACACTTCCATATGGAGGGAATACAATGTGTGGACAGGGAAAGGTTAAATAAATCAGCCAAAGGATACATCAATATGTGAGCAGCAAGTTTCACAAATTTAGGTTCTAAACCATCTGGACCAGCTCTACAGTTCTCTTTCATCTCACAAATAGCATTATAAACGTCAAGAGGCATAATTTTCCTGAAAGAAAACAGGCCATTTAAAGCAGGGGGAATAACATGTTCAGCCATGGTATAAGGGGTAGTATGCAGAGAAACAGATGAGAAGTGTTCATTGAAGGCGTTGGAGATGAGAGAAGGATCAGAGATAGTACTATTGTTCATATGAAGCTGATTGATAGAGCTTTTGCTGCCTTTGTTAAGAATACTATTCAGATGACTCCAAAAATGCCGAGGGTTATGGAAATCTTGAGAAAAATTATCATTATAGAAATCAGATTTGGCATTTCTTGATTTAGTTTTACATTGGTTCCTTAAAAGTCTATATACTTCCCAGTCATTAGATTGTTTTGATGAGCGATATTTCGCCCAAGCCATATCCCTGTCCTTGAAGAGGCTTATAAGGTCGGAGTTGATCCAGGGTAAATGTGAACCTTTAACTCTAATGGTTCTCATGGGAGCATGTTTATTTATAACATTAGCCACTTCACGACAGAAGAAATCCCAAGCATCATCAACATAGGGAATTAATTGAAATCTGTCCCAATTAATATTAATTAGATCATATATGAAAAGGTCTGAGTTCATCTTTTTACATTGCCTGAATTCAATATATTTAGGAGGAGATCGAGGAATTTTAATTTTCCAAACACAATATGTAAAACAATGATCACTAAAGCAGTCAGACATTACACCAGATTTGATTATCCTTTCGGGATTTGTAACAAGTATCCAATCTAATAAAGATGACGACCGAGAATTAACTCTGGTAGGTTCATTTATTAACTGGGTAAAATTTGCACCATGAAATAAATGTCTATCATTTGTAGAGGAATGGCTAAGCCAGTTGCTATTAAAGTCACCCAAAATAATAAATTCACTATGTTTCTCAAAAGAGTTAACAgttgacaaaatacatttcataGAGTCAGCAGGGGCTGAAGGAGGTCTGTATATATTACCAAtagttaatgttttgttttcatgaaaaataatattGGTAAAAAGACATTCAAAATGGACTGGTTCAACATTGGGAGTGATACATTTGGAGTTAAGATGAGACGCAAC from Sparus aurata chromosome 9, fSpaAur1.1, whole genome shotgun sequence encodes:
- the LOC115588025 gene encoding uncharacterized protein LOC115588025; this translates as MSSTILLIVLLSAHITGLISEQLLRAAVGGSVLIPCSLPGNPLTFYWKEDQSPNLLCHWGGGKTLPGCDKYKGRFQVFNSEFSSGNISIRLDNISPEDDQKTFFAFVHFYDEQKKVAKPFEQRCRSILQVSAPYQNLVLTVKDITNSATCSARGGYPAAQVSWKGLNRSSDEEQDLQDAETFLQQDPTEKTFSITSSVSLTGLKSVTCIVYNPHSQETRTRTEEINTADEGSHVAVIVGYVVLVIPILVGVIACAVWFCVQCIMQTQDPDPPNQPPVEPNPKDRAQAGGEQYFSQNRAGFQHPTMKTEITADRDTFEKEKLLEKENGNEDSTSD